The Labrus bergylta chromosome 15, fLabBer1.1, whole genome shotgun sequence genome includes a region encoding these proteins:
- the hey2 gene encoding LOW QUALITY PROTEIN: hairy/enhancer-of-split related with YRPW motif protein 2 (The sequence of the model RefSeq protein was modified relative to this genomic sequence to represent the inferred CDS: deleted 3 bases in 2 codons) → MKRPCEESSSAESDVEESIDVGRESVYPGHMTSSFPGCGSPTTATPTQVMARKKRRGIIEKRRRDRINNSLSELRRLVPTAFEKQGSAKLEKAEILQMTVDHLKVLQASGGKGYLDAHALALDFLSLGFRECMTEVSRYERREGLDSGDPLRSRLLSHLSSCVSQREAATLTMTSSHPHLQQPPHPFPHPFHHHHHWAAAVATAAAFRPAAAAPYGLSGLSVSPDAGGGGAPLSQRCVASYADSTSSSPSLLVLMLPCAPAPLSASLLSLSASFPIALHSAFPLLPACSFTSSATASPPISSSSSSSSSSSHTPLSSGKPYRPWGTEVGAF, encoded by the exons ATGAAGCGGCCGTGTGAGGAGAGCAGCTCCGCGGAGAGCGACGTGGAGGAGAGCATCGACGTGGGCAGAGAGAGCGTTTATCCCGG GCACATGACGTCGTCTTTCCCAGGATGTGGATCACCGACGACCGCGACCCCGACACAAGTGATGGCGAGGAAGAAACGCAGAGGG ATTATCGAGAAGAGACGCAGAGACAGAATCAACAACAGTCTGTCCGAGTTACGGCGGCTCGTCCCCACCGCCTTCGAGAAGCAG GGTTCGGCCAAACTGGAGAAGGCGGAGATTCTGCAGatgactgtggatcatcttaaaGTTCTGCAGGCCTCAGGAGGGAAAG GTTATTTGGACGCCCACGCTCTGGCTCTGGACTTCCTGTCTCTTGGCTTCAGGGAGTGTATGACAGAGGTTTCCCGCTAC GAGCGCCGTGAGGGCCTGGACTCTGGCGACCCGCTACGCTCCCGCCTCCTCTCCCACCTCTCATCCTGCGTCTCGCAACGAGAAGCCGCCACCCTCACCATGACCTCATCACACCCCCACCTCCAGCAGCCGCCTCACCCTTTCCCTCACCccttccaccaccaccaccactggGCCGCTGCAGTCGCAACTGCGGCTGCGTTTCGACCTGCCGCCGCCGCGCCGTACGGACTGAGCGGgctctctgtttctcctgatgctggaggaggcggagctcccCTATCACAGCGCTGCGTAGCCTCCTACGCAgactccacctcctcctccccctccctcctcgtc CTGATGCTGCCCTGCGCCCCCGCTCCTCTCTCggcctccctcctctctctctcggcgTCCTTCCCCATCGCCCTCCACTCAGCTTTCCCCCTTCTCCCCGCCTGCTCTTTCACCTCCTCCGCCACCGCCAGTCctcccatctcctcctcctcctcctcctcctcctcctcctcacacactcctctcAGCAGCGGTAAACCGTACAGGCCGTGGGGGACTGAGGTCGGAGCTTTCTGA
- the LOC110003903 gene encoding lactoylglutathione lyase, with the protein MEGKRGLSDEAVSAACKEGDPITKDYMMQQTMLRVKDPAKSLNFYTRILGMTLLQKIDFPSMRFTLYFLGYEEKSDIPADIKERTAWTFSRRATIELTHNWGSELDESLSYHNGNNEPRGFGHIGIAVPDVYASCKLFEEQKVTFVKKPDSGKMKDLAFIQDPDGYWIEILSPNKMVSLMSP; encoded by the exons ATGGAGGGCAAAAGAGGACTGTCGGACGAGGCCGTGTCTGCTGCCTGTAAGGAAGGAGACCCCATCACAAAG gaTTACATGATGCAGCAGACGATGCTGAGGGTCAAAGATCCGGCTAAATCTCTCAACTTCTACACTCGAATCCTGGGCATGAC TTTGCTGCAGAAGATCGACTTCCCCTCCATGAGGTTCACTCTTTATTTCCTGGGTTACGAGGAAAAATCAGACATCCCGGCCGACATTAAAGAGAGGACGGCGTGGACGTTTTCTCGCAGAGCCACCATCGAGCTCACACA TAACTGGGGCTCAGAGCTCGATGAAAGTCTGTCGTACCACAACGGGAACAACGAGCCGCGAGGATTCG GTCACATCGGAATCGCTGTCCCCGACGTTTACGCCTCCTGTAAACTGTTTGAAGAGCAAAAAGTGACGTTTGTAAAGAAGCCGGACTCAG GTAAAATGAAGGACCTGGCCTTCATCCAGGATCCTGACGGTTACTGGATCGAGATTTTAAGTCCCAACAAAATGGTCTCATTAATGTCGCCTTAA
- the LOC110003901 gene encoding tripartite motif-containing protein 16-like, which yields MAQKGVQLDRETFSCSICLDLLKDPGTLTCGHSYCMKCIKSHWDTEDEKTVYSCPQCRQTFTARPDLRKNTMLADLVEELKKTGLQAAPADHCYAGSEDVACDVCTGRKLKACKSCLFCLISFCEKHLQPHYEIPAYTKHNLVEPSKKLQENVCSRHDEVMKMFCLTDQQSICYLCSVDEHKGHDTVSAAAERSEKQRELEVSRQNIQQRIQDREKDVKLLQQEVEAINGSADETVGNSEKMFTELIRLMEKRRSDVKQQVRSQQQTEVSRVRELQEKLEQEITELKRRDAEMKKLSHTQDHNQFLHDYPSLSPLSESTHSSSIKIRPLRYFEDVTEAVSEVRDKLQDVLREKWTNISQTGTEVDVLLSEPEPEPKTRAEFLKYSCDITLDPNTANTKLLLSDGNRKVTVTIQTHPYSSHPDRFTGCLQVLSKESLTGRCYWEVEKREIGGVDVAVTYKNISRAGRLNECRFGRNDKSWMLFCDNNRYYFYYNDVSTPVSGPESSRVGVYLDHRAGILSFYSISETMTLLHRVQTTFTQPLHAGLRFYYFEDSAELCKLK from the coding sequence atggcgcagaaaggagttcagctggaccgggaaaccttctcttgttcgatctgtctggatctcctgaaggatccggggACTCTTACCTGTGGACACAGCTACTGCATgaagtgtattaaaagccactgggatacagaggatgagaagacagtctacagctgccctcagtgtagacaGACCTTCACAGCGAGGCCtgacctgaggaaaaacaccatgttggcagatttagtggaggagctgaagaagactggactccaagctgctcctgctgatcactgctatgctggatctgaagatgtggcctgtgatgtctgcaccgggagaaaactgaaagcctgtaagtcctgtctcttctgtttgatctcattttgtgagaaacacctccagcctcattATGAAATACCTGCCTATACAAAACACAatctggtggagccctccaagaagctccaggagaacgtctgctctcgtcatgatgaggtgatgaagatgttctgtctcactgatcagcagtctatctgttatctctgctctgtggacgaacacaaaggtcatgacacagtctcagctgcagcagaaaggagcgagaagcagagagagctggaggtgagtcgacaaaacatccagcagagaatccaggacagagagaaagatgtgaagctgctccaacaggaggtggaggctatcaatggctccgctgatgaaacagtggggaacagtgagaagatgttcactgagttgatccgtctcatggagaaaagacgctctgatgtgaagcagcaggtcagatcccagcagcaaactgaagtgagtcgagtcagagagcttcaggagaagctggagcaggagatcactgagctgaagaggagagacgctgagatgaagaagctgtcacacacacaggaccacaaccagtttctacacgactacccctcactgtcaccactcagtgaatctacacactcatccagcatcaagatccgtcctctgaggtactttgaggacgTGACAgaggctgtgtcagaagtcagagataaactacaggacgtcctgagagagaaatggacaaacatctcacagacagggactgaagtggatgttttactgtcagaaccagaaccagagcccaagaccagagctgagttcttaaaatattcatgtgacatcacactggatccaaacacagcaaacacaaagctgttattatctgatgggaacagaaaagtaacagtaaCGATTCAGACCCAcccttattctagtcacccagacagattcactggatgtcttcaggtcctgagtaaagagagtctgactggacgttgttactgggaagtggagAAGAGAGAAATAGGAGGAGTTgatgtagcagtcacatacaagaatatcagcagagcagggagatTGAATGAGTGTAGatttggacgtaatgacaaatcttggatGTTATTTTGTGACAACAACAGATATTACTTTTATTACAACGATGtcagcactcctgtctcaggtcctgagtcctccagagtaggagtgtacctggatcacagagcaggtattctgtccttctacagcatctctgaaaccatgactctcctccacagagtccagaccacattcactcagcctctacatgctggactcaggttttattattttgaagactctgctgagttgtgtaaactgaaatag